The Arabidopsis thaliana chromosome 5, partial sequence genomic interval AAGATAATGCATCATGCATCGCACAACTCAAAGACGGATACATCAAAGGTGATAGAACAAAGCACATCCtaccaaaattcttcttcACACACGATCTACAAAAGAGCGGCGATGTACAAGTTCTACAGATCCGTTCGAATGATAATCTGGCTGACTTATTCACCAAAGCGCTACCTACTGCTACTTATTCATCGTATCGGATTACGCCGTCTCAAAGATCTCGATGAATATACTCATAAGGGGGAGTAATTGTGTGttgcactctttttcccttaacCATATGGTTTTTCCCATTGGGTTTTCCTgttaaggtttttaatgaggcaacATTTTAAATACTTTACGAGTTATGATACTATAATGGTCATCAAGGGGGAGTGTTATGAATAATagatggatgcccattataaggCCAATCATCTAGATGTCTCTAGGGTTTTACCCTTCTCTTGTACTCCtatataaatgatgttttattcaatggaataacacactcatttcttctatctctttctcttgttataacaaaaaaaaagttatctatatattttttaaaaatgggtAAACAAACTTATTTTACAATCattcaagtaaaaaaatttgggatttatttcgttttttttttagattgatTATGATCTCTAGGGAATTAAGCTATGCAAATTTGTAAGTTTTATTAAGAATATTACTTTTCTTGTGGATTTATTCGTTTaaacatcaaagaagaatgaaatcaTACCCTCAAATTACAAGTTTCAAAGTTTGTGGAGATTTATGTAACTTATCcaataatgtttgttttcaatttttgaagaaaaagttcaaaatgaaaatttcctACGGGCTTGACACACATAAACCACAGACTCGCCAAATTTCTAGTAGACTTCACATATATGCGGAGTAACTTAAAAACTTTCTAGAAACATGAGGAGGTCAAGAAGATTATCGTAAGCCGGGAGGAAGAGTGACGAGAGTAGAAACAAAAGAGCATTGGTGAATATTCTGAAATTCCTCAAGGAAGTTCATATAAAGACAACATGGAGTCTCTATGGACTCTTAGAAAAGCTCCTACTAACAATTAGGATGTTTctccttttaatttttttcgcAACACTCCCTAAAGAGACAGAAACATATTAACTAACATCGATCTAAGGttatgaaactaaaagctaACTTTGAAAATCCAGAAGCAGCTCTATCTTTCCAATTAGGCAGAGTCAAAACCTTTCTAATgtctctctttcatttccaAGTTTTACCTTAGAAGTAAAACCACAAGGACGAGCGAGACCGCAAGTGCAGCAGAAGAAAGTCCCCAAACCCAATATCGACGAGCCTTTCTACGGTTTAGGATGGCCTTAGGGAGAGCTTCGGTTCCGCTTCCGCGGTGTTTGTACCTAAAACTTCTCTGCTTTGGAAACAACAATCTCTCCTTTTGGTGTTTCTCTTTCCCTGAAACTGCTAATGTCCTAACCTTTTCATCATTGATTACTTGGTCTGATTCTGAAGGAGAAGTAGAATTTGCAGCAGCTTTCTTCTTCGCCTTTTTCTCACACTCctgaaaaccaaacaaagaaataagaaacaaactaATGATACATTGAAAAAATGGGAACAAGATAATATAATTGCCTTGAGTTTCTTTTCAGCTTCCTTTTGAGCTCTTATAGCAGCTTTAGCAGCAGCTTTCTCTTGCAGCTTCCTCTTCCTTTCCATCACTAACCGAGCTTTCTCTAActgctcttctcttttcctctccttcaaagcttcttcatcgatctcttcttctttcttctttggtttctcaTACACTATAACATCACTCttcgtttctttctttcgtttATCTGTAATTACATTTCCATCTTCAGAAGAGTTAGAGCTTGAATCTTCTCTATTCATCTTATGAACCTTCTCGCTTCGCTTTATAGTCTTAACCGGCACTTTCTTTTCCCAAAAAATCTGAAGGTCAGCATCTTTTATCCGGCCATCTTCGTTCAGTTCTCTTTCACATAGTGAATGCGAGATTCTTCTTACGTAATCTTCCCTAAAAGCCTTATCATCATTCCAAAGAGTCATGAATCTATCAACCTATAAAAAGACAGAACCAAGAACAAATgctcaaatctctctctatcaaTGTTTCGTTTagaccaaacaaacaaactaacCTCAGAGCTAGCAAACACTTCAAGCTCTCTAACATTTCCAGAAGCAGCCAATTCTTTAGCTTTACACATAACAGAAAGGCTCTGGAAAAATGCAGCATTCTACACAAACACGAGAAGCATATACCGAAATGTTATTAGATCTTTAAGATCACCCACAAGCAAAAATTAACAGAAAGACAAATATCTTACTCCTTTGTCTCGTTGTATCCTCAACATCTTAATCCTTGCATAAAATCTATCCCTCTTCTCAAGTATGTGTGCCttttccaaatccaaaaccctaatgttGTTTTGACTCTTCCACAATTTGTCACTTAGGTCGTTTATCTTCCAAGTAATCGCATCAAGCTCATTCTTTACTTCATTCAATTCCAAAGCCATAGACTAATGATGAGGCAAAAGAACCATCACAACATTAGATTCAACAATGTTTTAGCAAATCACACAAAGAGTTAGAGTTTACCTTGACACGATTTATGGAAGCTTCTTTCTCACTTAGAATGATCCCATCAGGCTTCTCAGTCTCCTTAAGCatccaatcttcttcctccaaaccAATGCTACCATATTCAATCTGATACTGAGCTATATAACTCTGCATCCACCACACCAAAACACTTCTACAGTCAAAAACCTAACCGAATTTTAACGAATGGTTAGATAAAACAGTTGTATTACAAGATGATCAAGTTCCTCCTTTGTAAAACAAAGTTGATCACTAGTAGTGCACCGGAGATTCCGTAGAGCTTCAAGTAGAGTATCaaactccttcttcttctcttcaataaCCATTCTATATCCTTCAGATTGAGGAACCAAACTCTCCATTTGAGTATACAAAGACGAAACCTCAGCCAGTTCGGATTTCTTGGCGCTCAAGACATTGATTCGGAGTTCATTACAACGAAAAATCTCCTGATTAGCTTCATCGATCTTGGCTTTAATCTCGGGATTATCGTAAACAGGTTGCTTAACAATgtagaaagagagaggtttATCTCCAGACGAATCCTCTTCAGCTGCAAGTCCCGATGAACTATCACCACCGGAAAAAAtagtgtcttcttcttcgtcggtGGTGACCTCGCTATTTGTCAAAGATTGGTCGCATTCGTAAAGAATTAGATCGTTTATCTCGGGCGAAGGAACCACCTCGAAGCCATCACAGAATATAATCTGCTCATCCATTTTGATTATTTCCCTTGAGTCAAGAACAAGACATGTCAAAATGAAACTGAGGTCAAGACAGAAACTTAAGTCTACTAAAAAGtgcaaaagaaataaacaagaGATGTGTTCCCAATAGGCCAatatactacaagaaaataaaaaatggtagggatttaatggaaaaaaaactggtggagatttttgtagaaaaatggaaaaaaggttttgaccaaatttataccaaaatatccttataaaaaagtattttatacCAAAAGAAGTTTTTGACCAAccttttattaaattatttatatgtttagtatttaatattttatatctaaaattaaattcgaaatttaatttaattttctcttttaacaTTTcgaaatattattattatttattaaaaaaataccaaattttatttatttattaaaaacaaaaatgatttttaattaaagaaaaagaaaacggaGAAACATTTTGCTCTCCGCCACCACCGTCTCCGGcaccttcttctttatctgCGTTTACTTCTTTGAAGATTTACCTTTTGAGCATCGGCGAGTGATGACGGAGGAAGGTGacgaaaatgagaagaaggagaggaaaATAAAGATTTACCTTTGAGAGTGTGTTGATACCAAGCAAAGAAAAATCCTTGGCTGTCGAAAGAAACTACTGGTGGCTTGGAGAGAAGATCTTCAGTACTAAATGGTGAGAACTAAAAAATGCAAATAGGCTGTGAGAGGTTTTGATGATGTCGAGGACATCAAgaggaaaaaggaaatcaaattACGATTTTACACCCTTTATTATAGGAAAAATCCTAGAATCATATTAAGGGTAATGTAGATTTTCTTGTATTAATaatcctctcttttttatattctttctttttatccaaatttgTTATGTTGTGGACCTTTTCctattctttaaattttaatgatttcTAAGTTTTGACAAAATACTAATTATTTTGCATTAAGCTAATATAttcattgataaaaaaaaaatctttcatgTTTAATGACaacaaaactacaaaagtCCGTGATGTTTAATGacaaagggaaaaaaatgagaatatGTACAAAATAGTCAAAGTTTTGAGGATAATTAACGAACTAACCATATCCTACAGTAACTTGTCGGAAAACACGTGTAATTacgtaaatattttttggaacacgttttttctaaaattacatttgataacaaaatatctagTATTACACGTGTGATCTTTTTATCATGCTATTTTTTCGTATTACACgttatttataaaaaacacatgatattccttaaaaaaaacattttatttaatttaataactctctttcatatattattttctagtACTAcatgtctttttttattaagatcacacgtgattttttttttaaaagattcttatttcttagtaataaaagaattatattaaaatctatTCATATTAAACATTTCCATAACAATGTGATATCATTTCATTTAAAAAGCTATTATTTTAAATACCAACATATGTTTTCGCAACACactatattttttgaatatcatGCTATTGTTTTATTcgacaaaataatttttcaaacaaatatagTTTTGTAATTACCATAACTTAGAAGGATAtagtttgatatttatttcacTCCCACACCACCATAAAAAGAGTTAGTTTGCAAAGAAAACTAGCATatagttattttcttaattttgtgtagaatatgattatttttaatattacccaaaaaaaaatatgtccTTAAGCTTAGGATAGTCAAAGTCAACTCCTGTTTATATAAGTTGACTATTAACTTATCTGAATTTGACTTGTTAATTAGTAaaatcctctctttttttcttgcatgAATTCATATGTAATAATAACAATACTTATAGAAGATTTTggcaagaaaaagaagaaataaaatctaattatcTGACTAGATAAAccttatttcttttattcaaTAGATAAATTACTGAAGTTATTGATCCTAAATGCTGAAAGAGCATGGCCATTGACCCATTACTTGACATAATTTGAGATAgttctgaaaaacaaaatgtctaACTCACTAACATGTTTAGATTTCTTTACCcatattgttttctaaaatccATTTGTGGaacaaattttaatcaatcaatatatttaattttcgtCGTATACCAAAATTAGTATGCGTTGTATTAGTGTTGTCGTTATGtcaatctatatatttaaaattctatatcactctttttaataatataaaaattcagTGAAATGAGTTTTCAAATGCAACAATTATTGCtttaaactagtttttttttatctttgaaattttttcaaGCTACATTTTGACGCTAAATATAAcgttaataataaaaacaaatctctatTGATGGTTTACAGGgcaatatttaaattttgggtGCAGTATTAATTGCCAAAAGAGATGTTTATTAAAGTAATTAGCTATGTTAGAGGACTaccccaaaacaaaatgtgttctagcatttctttatttttgctaTCAAAAAGTGTTCTAGCATTTAATTATCGGTTACACTATTTCTTACTAATGGACAAATATATACGTTACATTAAAAAGTTATGCAACGgacaaacacacaaattatATGTCAACTAGTTTTATTGCTTGTTCAATTCAAAGCTGTTAATTATCGAATAacttagttttcttttaataaaatgtaggatataatcacaaaacattttagatagctttcataatatatacgtatttgtttttaaattacttGACCATTTGTTACACCAATGTTTATCACAATATCACCAAAATTTCGACAAACCTTAAAACGTTATAcatatgaaagtttttttctgtcaatGTAATCAAACAACTGATTATGAAAACATCGGCtctttaaactaaaataaaaataaatagtagaTCACTTAAAGTATTTtctattgaaaattttatgttgaaagaaaatacgaaattattttaaaatttcagttCTTATTATTGTATATTAGAATGTTTTCAAtgctgaaaataaaatatcttgtttaaaataaatttacatgtCATGAGTTATATCGAAAGTATATTTCGAAAAAGACAAAACCGTAGCTTCATATCTTATCAGA includes:
- a CDS encoding proton pump-interactor (unknown protein; BEST Arabidopsis thaliana protein match is: unknown protein (TAIR:AT5G36690.1); Has 30201 Blast hits to 17322 proteins in 780 species: Archae - 12; Bacteria - 1396; Metazoa - 17338; Fungi - 3422; Plants - 5037; Viruses - 0; Other Eukaryotes - 2996 (source: NCBI BLink).); this encodes MDEQIIFCDGFEVVPSPEINDLILYECDQSLTNSEVTTDEEEDTIFSGGDSSSGLAAEEDSSGDKPLSFYIVKQPVYDNPEIKAKIDEANQEIFRCNELRINVLSAKKSELAEVSSLYTQMESLVPQSEGYRMVIEEKKKEFDTLLEALRNLRCTTSDQLCFTKEELDHLSYIAQYQIEYGSIGLEEEDWMLKETEKPDGIILSEKEASINRVKSMALELNEVKNELDAITWKINDLSDKLWKSQNNIRVLDLEKAHILEKRDRFYARIKMLRIQRDKGNAAFFQSLSVMCKAKELAASGNVRELEVFASSEVDRFMTLWNDDKAFREDYVRRISHSLCERELNEDGRIKDADLQIFWEKKVPVKTIKRSEKVHKMNREDSSSNSSEDGNVITDKRKKETKSDVIVYEKPKKKEEEIDEEALKERKREEQLEKARLVMERKRKLQEKAAAKAAIRAQKEAEKKLKAIILSCSHFFNECEKKAKKKAAANSTSPSESDQVINDEKVRTLAVSGKEKHQKERLLFPKQRSFRYKHRGSGTEALPKAILNRRKARRYWVWGLSSAALAVSLVLVVLLLR